One genomic region from Dehalobacter restrictus DSM 9455 encodes:
- a CDS encoding ABC transporter ATP-binding protein yields the protein MLKLYRYLKPFRHLVYGVFILIFLQTLGDLYLPTLMSDIINDGVMNGDTQKILHIGGVMLLVAGVAAVFSILASFLSAKAAVGLGTVLRSKLFGRIESFSLHEFDKIGTATLITRTTNDINQVQTVTIMIMRMMISAPIMAIGGIILAYREDKALTWVFAVAIPVLAIVIVMIASKMIPLFRLVQGKIDRINLVLREKLTGVRVIRAFNTIEHEKKRFDAANVDLTDNYIKVNKIMAFMMPTIMLIMNLTSLAILWFGGIRISIGDMDLGALSAFTQYAMQIMMSMLMLAMMFIMVPRSQAAAVRINEVLETVPEIEDAKDLKDTFTGKGYVEFKDVTFSYHGAEEPAIRDISFAARPGEFTAIIGSTGSGKSTLINLIPRFYDVDSGSVLIDGVDVRDISQENLRQKIGFVPQKAVLFSGTIAENIQFGGKQATEEEIQHAAEVAQAAEFITKMDGGYDHVIAQGGTNVSGGQKQRLAIARALVRKPEIYIFDDSFSALDFKTDARLRAALKQEIAEATVLIIAQRVGTVMDADRIIVLDNGQIAGIGTHKELLNSCEVYREIVSSQLSEEEIA from the coding sequence ATGTCAGATATCATCAATGACGGCGTCATGAATGGTGATACGCAGAAGATTTTGCATATAGGAGGAGTCATGCTTCTGGTCGCCGGAGTAGCCGCTGTATTTTCCATCCTGGCCAGTTTTTTATCCGCCAAGGCTGCCGTAGGGTTAGGAACTGTTTTGCGGAGCAAACTTTTTGGGAGAATCGAAAGTTTTTCTTTACATGAATTTGATAAAATCGGCACCGCGACGCTCATTACCCGGACGACAAATGACATCAACCAGGTCCAGACGGTTACCATCATGATTATGCGCATGATGATCAGCGCCCCGATCATGGCAATCGGCGGAATCATCCTGGCTTACCGGGAAGATAAGGCCCTTACTTGGGTATTTGCTGTCGCCATACCGGTTTTAGCAATTGTCATTGTGATGATTGCTTCCAAAATGATACCGCTGTTTCGATTGGTCCAGGGAAAAATTGACAGGATCAACCTGGTACTCAGGGAAAAACTTACCGGCGTCCGGGTCATCCGCGCCTTTAATACGATTGAACATGAAAAAAAGCGTTTTGATGCCGCCAACGTCGATCTCACAGACAACTACATTAAAGTAAATAAAATCATGGCATTTATGATGCCGACGATTATGCTGATTATGAACTTAACTTCACTGGCAATTCTTTGGTTTGGAGGCATCCGCATCAGTATCGGCGATATGGACCTGGGAGCCCTTTCCGCATTTACGCAGTATGCGATGCAGATCATGATGTCCATGTTGATGCTAGCCATGATGTTCATTATGGTTCCCCGGTCTCAGGCTGCAGCTGTCAGAATCAATGAAGTCCTGGAAACCGTACCTGAAATTGAAGATGCCAAGGACCTGAAGGATACTTTCACCGGTAAAGGCTATGTGGAATTCAAAGATGTCACCTTTAGTTACCACGGCGCAGAAGAACCCGCTATCCGAGATATATCTTTCGCCGCACGGCCTGGTGAATTCACAGCGATCATTGGCAGCACCGGTTCAGGGAAATCAACGCTTATCAACCTAATACCAAGGTTTTATGATGTCGACAGCGGCTCCGTCCTGATCGACGGTGTGGATGTCCGGGATATATCCCAGGAAAACCTTCGTCAAAAAATTGGTTTTGTGCCGCAAAAAGCGGTCCTCTTTTCGGGAACGATTGCCGAGAATATCCAGTTTGGCGGCAAACAGGCCACTGAAGAAGAAATTCAGCATGCTGCAGAAGTTGCCCAAGCCGCTGAATTCATCACCAAAATGGACGGTGGGTATGACCATGTCATCGCCCAAGGCGGCACCAATGTTTCCGGTGGTCAGAAACAGCGGTTGGCTATTGCGCGGGCCTTGGTCCGCAAGCCGGAAATCTATATTTTTGACGATAGTTTTTCTGCCCTGGATTTTAAAACGGATGCGCGTCTGCGAGCAGCGCTGAAACAGGAGATTGCCGAGGCAACCGTCCTTATTATCGCCCAAAGAGTAGGCACCGTCATGGACGCGGATCGAATCATTGTCCTGGACAATGGTCAAATCGCAGGCATTGGGACGCATAAGGAACTGTTGAATAGCTGCGAAGTCTATCGTGAAATTGTCTCATCCCAGCTGTCAGAGGAGGAAATCGCATGA
- a CDS encoding ABC transporter ATP-binding protein produces the protein MSGENKNQNTMRNRQGQRGPGGPGGPGSHFGAPVEKAKNFRGSLARLLQYLKPHKVHLIVVLIFAIASTSFTIAAPKVSSKAINKLQDAYMARMMLQKMSEAQEKGVDSIYTQMADAQLKAVDQISQQMADAGTSKPTNPESLNTVKALIALPAINTLQDPQEKANTVIKMLDLLNALPNMGGNSTDNNTQNGTVKKIDAESMSTIKTFLQLPMLSSVTNAEEKAVVCQKIIDLGEKMSATSATGLDMPNTQQNVEFTDDQINGAITAIRETNGEYDFHYIGMIALILIGMYLISALFSLIMGLVMSGVSQRTVRDLRRVVDNKLAKLPLKYYDMHPYGDILSRVTNDIDTIATTLQQSLTQIITSVITIIGYIIMMLTISPVLTLIIIASLPLYMLSTTMIAKKSQKYFAVQQKELGDLSSHVEEMYTGHKIVKAFGHEKDAIEKFESINNRLYGAGWKAQFVSGIMFPLMNFISNLSYVGISIVGGIWITRNLLGLGDILAFIQYSRSFTMPIIQTANIANVIQSTIACAERVFEVLDEQEEIPDSPEAVILDMPKGNIRIDHVSFRYTEDVPLIEDMNLEVRQGDTIAIVGPTGAGKTTLVNLLMRFYEISSGKISIDGVDIKDMPRSELRKLFGMVLQDTWLFNGSIKDNITYSKEGATMEQIVRAAKAAHADHFIRTLPDGYDTILNEEATNISQGQKQLLTIARAILADPAILILDEATSSVDTRTEVLIQKAMKNLMKGRTNFVIAHRLSTIRDAELILVMNNGSIIETGNHKELLAKGGFYAELYNSQFSEDTDIAG, from the coding sequence ATGAGCGGCGAAAATAAAAACCAAAACACGATGCGCAATCGGCAGGGCCAAAGAGGACCGGGAGGACCGGGGGGACCGGGCAGCCACTTTGGTGCTCCCGTAGAAAAAGCTAAGAATTTCCGCGGAAGTCTGGCAAGGCTCCTTCAGTATTTAAAACCGCATAAAGTCCATTTAATTGTTGTATTGATCTTTGCAATCGCCAGTACATCTTTTACAATTGCAGCTCCTAAGGTAAGCAGTAAAGCAATCAACAAACTGCAGGATGCTTATATGGCGAGAATGATGCTGCAAAAAATGTCTGAGGCGCAGGAAAAGGGCGTTGACAGCATTTATACCCAGATGGCCGATGCCCAGCTGAAGGCCGTCGACCAGATCAGCCAGCAGATGGCGGACGCCGGAACCAGTAAACCAACCAACCCTGAATCTTTGAATACAGTCAAAGCACTGATTGCGCTGCCTGCAATTAATACGCTCCAAGATCCGCAGGAAAAAGCCAATACCGTCATTAAAATGTTGGATCTCCTCAATGCACTGCCAAATATGGGGGGGAACAGCACCGACAACAACACTCAGAACGGAACGGTGAAAAAGATCGATGCGGAAAGTATGAGTACAATCAAAACCTTCCTGCAATTACCGATGCTGAGTTCGGTGACGAATGCCGAAGAAAAAGCGGTTGTTTGCCAAAAGATTATTGATTTAGGGGAAAAGATGTCCGCAACCAGCGCGACAGGCTTGGATATGCCGAATACCCAGCAAAATGTCGAGTTTACCGATGATCAAATCAATGGCGCCATTACAGCGATCAGAGAAACGAACGGTGAATACGATTTCCATTATATCGGCATGATCGCCTTGATCCTGATTGGCATGTATCTCATCAGCGCCTTGTTCAGCCTGATCATGGGTCTTGTGATGTCAGGCGTTTCCCAGCGTACAGTCCGGGATCTACGCCGGGTAGTAGATAACAAGCTGGCCAAATTGCCCTTAAAATATTACGATATGCACCCTTATGGTGATATCTTAAGCCGCGTGACCAACGATATCGACACCATTGCCACTACCCTACAGCAAAGCTTAACCCAAATCATTACCTCCGTGATAACAATCATAGGTTATATTATCATGATGCTCACAATCAGTCCGGTTCTCACCCTGATTATTATCGCCTCATTGCCGCTGTACATGCTGTCCACCACAATGATCGCCAAGAAATCCCAAAAATACTTTGCCGTCCAGCAAAAAGAGCTGGGGGACCTCAGCAGCCATGTCGAAGAGATGTACACCGGGCATAAGATCGTTAAGGCTTTTGGCCATGAAAAGGATGCCATCGAAAAATTTGAATCCATCAATAACCGGCTTTATGGTGCAGGTTGGAAAGCCCAGTTCGTTTCCGGGATTATGTTCCCGCTGATGAACTTTATTAGTAATCTCAGTTATGTCGGCATCAGCATTGTCGGGGGCATCTGGATCACGCGCAATCTGTTAGGATTAGGTGATATCCTGGCCTTTATCCAATATTCACGTTCATTTACTATGCCGATCATCCAAACTGCCAATATCGCCAACGTTATCCAGTCTACTATTGCCTGCGCTGAACGCGTCTTTGAAGTTCTAGACGAACAGGAAGAAATTCCTGACAGTCCTGAAGCTGTGATTCTGGATATGCCCAAAGGAAATATCCGCATCGACCATGTCAGCTTCCGCTATACAGAAGATGTCCCGCTAATTGAAGATATGAACCTTGAAGTGAGGCAGGGAGATACCATCGCCATCGTCGGACCGACCGGTGCAGGTAAAACTACTCTGGTCAACCTCCTGATGCGGTTTTACGAGATCAGCTCAGGCAAAATCAGTATTGACGGTGTGGACATCAAGGATATGCCGCGCAGCGAGCTGCGTAAACTCTTTGGGATGGTCCTTCAGGATACTTGGCTGTTTAACGGCAGCATTAAAGATAATATCACCTACTCCAAAGAAGGCGCGACGATGGAACAAATCGTCCGCGCGGCCAAAGCAGCCCATGCCGACCATTTTATCCGGACACTTCCTGATGGCTATGATACGATTCTGAATGAGGAAGCGACCAATATCTCGCAGGGACAGAAGCAGCTGCTCACTATCGCCCGGGCTATTTTGGCCGATCCGGCAATATTGATTCTCGATGAAGCAACCAGCAGCGTGGACACCCGGACTGAAGTATTGATCCAGAAAGCAATGAAGAACCTGATGAAAGGCCGAACGAATTTTGTAATTGCGCACAGGCTTTCCACCATACGCGATGCTGAACTTATTCTGGTCATGAATAACGGCAGTATCATTGAAACAGGCAATCACAAAGAACTGCTGGCTAAAGGCGGATTCTACGCCGAATTATATAACAGCCAGTTCTCAGAAGACACGGATATTGCGGGATAA
- a CDS encoding histidine kinase, translating to MSCVHDVVIYFEEGSGTQDYKALAVIFSLKKIANIIEFYPKDIGSNHQSAGIIKEEGLRIRFSTECNLEKIQKFFFETISLKDFELGTSDH from the coding sequence ATGAGCTGCGTTCATGATGTCGTCATCTATTTTGAAGAGGGAAGCGGAACACAAGATTATAAAGCTCTAGCCGTGATTTTCAGCTTGAAAAAGATCGCAAACATCATTGAGTTTTATCCGAAAGATATCGGCAGCAATCATCAGAGTGCAGGAATCATCAAGGAAGAAGGGTTAAGAATCAGGTTTTCTACGGAATGCAATCTCGAAAAAATCCAAAAATTCTTCTTTGAAACCATCTCCCTGAAAGATTTCGAATTGGGGACTTCAGACCACTAG
- a CDS encoding HDOD domain-containing protein, with product MNEAILFVDDEKAILRALNRAFLGSSYEILTAESGEAALEILRRKKIDLIVTDVNMQGMDGFELLTRVKEKYPSTIRLVLSGHVDKSMLLKIQQNCLAKHYLFKPWQNKDLLRTIEQVLEVEKILKNRNLLEMINKIEFLPSPQNVFNKFNSLIEQDAGMKEIAKTIESDPSITAKVLQVANSAHLGVKTGSVIQAINYLGLTDVKNIVLSACLHQETKGEKNARYQRDIAMLWLHAVTTNTILNVFYQKIHHKKMPESSSMAGLLHDVGKVVLLNNFWDEYMRAVEKNMGNRDLFHYYEQIEFTDVSHGEIGGHLLDWWELPYSIVESALFHHCPLDEKVIDKEMVALVHIADIYSWKSIHKAESAQVDPQVLGFLGINKDDPDRFLDEAGIRHPS from the coding sequence ATGAATGAAGCCATTTTATTTGTTGATGATGAAAAAGCAATATTACGGGCGCTGAACAGGGCCTTTTTGGGCAGCAGCTATGAAATCCTTACTGCAGAAAGCGGTGAAGCGGCTCTGGAAATTCTTCGAAGAAAAAAAATTGATCTGATTGTAACGGATGTCAATATGCAGGGGATGGACGGCTTTGAGCTTTTGACACGGGTCAAAGAAAAATATCCGTCGACGATCAGACTCGTTTTAAGCGGGCATGTCGATAAAAGCATGCTTTTGAAAATACAGCAGAATTGTTTGGCAAAACATTATCTGTTTAAGCCGTGGCAAAACAAGGACCTGCTCAGGACCATTGAACAGGTTTTGGAAGTGGAAAAGATTTTGAAAAACCGAAATCTTCTTGAAATGATCAACAAAATCGAATTTCTGCCATCCCCACAGAATGTCTTCAATAAATTTAATTCTCTGATCGAACAGGATGCGGGCATGAAGGAAATTGCAAAAACAATCGAAAGTGATCCTTCCATAACCGCGAAAGTATTACAGGTAGCAAACTCTGCCCACTTAGGGGTAAAAACAGGTTCGGTCATCCAGGCTATCAATTATTTGGGACTGACGGATGTCAAAAATATTGTTTTGAGTGCCTGTCTGCATCAGGAAACCAAAGGAGAAAAGAATGCGCGTTACCAAAGAGATATCGCGATGCTTTGGCTTCATGCCGTAACGACCAATACCATTCTGAATGTTTTTTACCAGAAGATCCATCACAAGAAAATGCCAGAATCGAGTTCAATGGCCGGATTACTGCATGATGTCGGCAAAGTGGTTCTGCTGAATAATTTTTGGGACGAATATATGCGGGCAGTTGAGAAGAACATGGGTAACCGGGATTTATTCCACTATTATGAGCAAATCGAATTTACGGATGTATCCCATGGGGAGATTGGCGGCCATTTGTTGGATTGGTGGGAGCTTCCGTATTCAATTGTGGAGTCCGCTCTATTTCACCACTGTCCGCTTGATGAAAAGGTTATCGACAAGGAAATGGTTGCCTTAGTGCATATTGCCGATATTTATTCCTGGAAAAGCATCCACAAGGCGGAGTCTGCACAAGTCGATCCGCAGGTGCTTGGTTTCCTGGGTATTAACAAAGACGATCCTGATCGTTTTTTGGACGAGGCTGGGATTCGCCATCCATCGTAA